From a single Chloracidobacterium thermophilum B genomic region:
- a CDS encoding HEAT repeat domain-containing protein, protein MRFFHSLLVLWLAGWVVGLWLPVLGQDRYLADLTSPDRRTRQRAAVALGDRRLQAAVPALLEVLRNDLDPQVRAEAAVALGKIKDPQTLPPLIEALREPDADVRRAVLRALLLFYIEEDIEFVFARRRGLDRFNPFLETDDPTMVLPGTEVAPAVLQALADAMRDDARVDNRRAAVRALGVLRGESMVSAMVEALGDADLREDIFRVLAKFGHPEYGLHVLPYLDDPDANVRRQAVETLGRLRTREAVTPLMARYRAARPGRDADQQTRILAALARIGDPMSEPVFRENLDHPSAERRRFAAEGLGRCEATAYVDELSNRRLAEKDERVRLAQAFALYRLGRREFLQDVIRQLDSRRYGEQAESYLLSLTRTADLHPYLRIAGPRGTERMLRALGQVGTRDDLPALRPFLSDRDRRIVNAANRAIRQIETRAGAVRD, encoded by the coding sequence ATGCGCTTTTTTCATTCACTGCTTGTGCTGTGGTTGGCGGGATGGGTGGTGGGCCTCTGGCTGCCGGTGCTGGGGCAGGACCGCTACCTGGCCGATTTGACGAGTCCCGACCGGCGCACACGTCAGCGCGCCGCCGTGGCACTGGGCGACCGCCGGTTGCAGGCGGCCGTCCCGGCGCTGCTGGAGGTGCTCAGGAACGATCTTGACCCACAGGTGCGGGCCGAAGCCGCCGTGGCGCTGGGGAAAATCAAGGACCCACAGACGCTTCCACCGCTCATCGAGGCCCTGCGCGAGCCGGACGCCGACGTACGGCGGGCCGTACTGCGCGCCCTGCTGCTGTTTTACATCGAGGAAGACATCGAGTTTGTCTTTGCACGCCGGCGCGGATTGGACCGCTTCAATCCCTTCCTGGAAACTGACGATCCGACCATGGTTTTGCCGGGTACGGAGGTTGCTCCGGCTGTCCTGCAGGCCCTGGCCGACGCCATGCGCGATGACGCCCGGGTGGACAACCGGCGGGCGGCCGTGCGGGCGCTGGGCGTTTTGCGGGGTGAGAGCATGGTGAGCGCCATGGTCGAGGCGCTGGGCGATGCCGACCTGCGTGAGGACATTTTCCGCGTACTGGCAAAGTTTGGCCATCCAGAATACGGCCTGCACGTTTTGCCCTATCTGGATGACCCGGATGCCAACGTGCGCCGGCAGGCTGTCGAGACGCTGGGGCGGCTGCGGACTCGTGAGGCGGTGACGCCGCTGATGGCGCGCTACCGTGCTGCCCGGCCCGGACGGGATGCCGACCAGCAGACGCGGATTCTCGCGGCCCTGGCGCGCATTGGCGATCCGATGAGTGAGCCTGTTTTCAGGGAAAACCTCGACCATCCGAGTGCGGAGCGCCGCCGCTTTGCCGCCGAAGGGCTGGGACGCTGTGAGGCTACGGCCTACGTGGATGAGCTTTCCAACCGCCGTCTCGCCGAGAAGGACGAACGGGTACGGCTGGCGCAGGCGTTTGCGCTCTACCGGCTGGGACGCCGGGAGTTTCTGCAGGATGTGATTAGGCAGCTTGACTCACGCCGGTATGGGGAGCAGGCCGAAAGCTACCTGCTTTCACTGACGCGGACGGCCGATCTGCATCCCTACCTGCGCATAGCCGGACCACGTGGCACAGAGCGGATGCTGCGCGCGCTGGGACAGGTAGGGACACGCGATGATCTTCCGGCGTTGCGTCCATTCCTCAGTGACCGTGACCGCCGGATTGTCAATGCTGCCAACCGCGCCATCCGGCAGATTGAGACCCGTGCCGGTGCTGTTCGTGACTAG
- a CDS encoding acyl-CoA thioesterase, translated as MPERTLPPTPAIRTTMLPRDTNALGTIFGGVILSYIDLAGAIEARRIAVHRYVTVAMREVVFVAPVYVGDTVSFYAQVEKIGRTSITIRVTVDAERMREPNTVVRVTEADVVYVAMSDDGRPTPIFPESTPPAHTTV; from the coding sequence ATGCCCGAACGAACCCTTCCGCCGACCCCGGCCATTCGGACAACCATGCTGCCCCGTGACACCAACGCGCTGGGCACGATTTTCGGTGGCGTCATTCTGAGTTACATTGACCTCGCCGGCGCCATCGAAGCCCGCCGCATTGCTGTGCATCGGTACGTCACCGTCGCCATGCGCGAAGTGGTCTTTGTCGCGCCGGTGTACGTGGGTGACACCGTGAGCTTCTACGCCCAGGTTGAAAAGATTGGGCGCACATCCATCACCATACGTGTCACGGTGGATGCCGAGCGGATGCGTGAACCGAACACCGTCGTGCGCGTGACTGAAGCTGATGTGGTCTATGTGGCGATGAGCGACGACGGACGCCCCACCCCAATTTTTCCTGAATCCACCCCTCCGGCACACACCACCGTATGA
- the cobO gene encoding cob(I)yrinic acid a,c-diamide adenosyltransferase, whose product MTPSDTPTPEARAAKRKRVPLVIVNTGHGKGKTTAALGTLMRAVAHGFKVIMLQFIKTTEDPRFGIYGEIQSAQKLGFEILPLGDGFTWDTNDPERDRQTARRAWEICKAKLQSPEYDIVALDEITYAFTFGWLTTAEVIEAIQNRPPHMHVILTGRDAPPEIIEMADLVTEMREVKHPFTTRRVVAQIGIEF is encoded by the coding sequence ATGACCCCATCGGACACACCCACCCCGGAAGCGCGCGCGGCAAAGCGCAAGCGCGTTCCCCTCGTCATCGTCAACACCGGTCACGGCAAAGGAAAAACCACAGCCGCACTGGGAACTCTGATGCGCGCCGTCGCCCACGGCTTCAAGGTCATCATGCTGCAATTCATCAAGACGACCGAAGACCCACGGTTTGGCATCTACGGCGAAATTCAGAGCGCCCAAAAGCTGGGCTTTGAAATTCTGCCGCTCGGCGACGGCTTCACCTGGGACACCAATGACCCCGAACGCGACCGGCAGACGGCCCGCCGCGCCTGGGAAATCTGCAAGGCCAAACTCCAGTCGCCGGAATACGACATCGTAGCACTGGACGAAATCACCTACGCCTTCACCTTCGGCTGGCTCACCACTGCCGAAGTCATCGAAGCCATCCAGAACCGTCCGCCGCACATGCACGTCATTCTGACCGGACGGGATGCGCCGCCCGAAATCATCGAGATGGCCGACCTGGTGACAGAAATGCGCGAAGTCAAGCATCCCTTCACCACCCGGCGCGTCGTGGCGCAGATTGGCATCGAGTTCTGA
- a CDS encoding DMT family transporter, giving the protein MQQRQWLGIMCVIAAAALWSLGGVGIKSAHADAFAIAGVRSFFALFVLAAALLWQQASHQGNLLQTTLARRYVWWGAASYALTMIAFTWANKLTTAANAILLQYTAPIFVAVLARPLLGEPIHRRDRWSIGGCFFGMAWFFLDRLSPSGMFGNLLAIVSGIGFAGIAICLRADARTQPPTGGTPPSSLVLIALGNALTALCCAPAIVASLPLPVTTLWLLAGLGILQIGVAYVLFAIGVSRVSALESTLLAMLEPILNPIWVALATGERPSAMALIGGAIVVGVIVWRQLGKTANT; this is encoded by the coding sequence ATGCAGCAACGACAGTGGCTCGGCATCATGTGCGTCATCGCGGCTGCGGCACTCTGGAGTCTCGGCGGCGTCGGCATCAAGTCAGCCCACGCCGATGCGTTTGCCATCGCCGGTGTGCGGAGTTTCTTTGCCCTCTTCGTGCTGGCCGCGGCGCTGCTCTGGCAGCAGGCATCACACCAAGGCAATCTGCTCCAGACGACGCTCGCGCGGCGCTACGTGTGGTGGGGTGCGGCCAGCTATGCGTTGACCATGATTGCCTTTACCTGGGCCAACAAGCTCACCACGGCGGCCAATGCCATTTTGCTGCAATACACCGCGCCCATTTTTGTTGCCGTACTGGCGCGGCCGCTGCTCGGTGAACCCATCCATCGCCGCGACCGCTGGTCCATCGGCGGCTGTTTCTTTGGCATGGCGTGGTTTTTTCTGGACCGGCTCAGTCCGTCCGGGATGTTCGGCAACCTGCTGGCCATTGTCTCCGGGATCGGCTTTGCCGGGATTGCCATCTGCCTGCGGGCTGATGCCCGCACCCAGCCGCCGACCGGCGGCACGCCGCCCTCAAGTCTCGTCCTGATTGCCCTAGGCAATGCCCTGACGGCCCTGTGCTGCGCTCCGGCTATTGTGGCTTCGCTTCCGTTGCCAGTCACCACCCTCTGGCTGCTCGCCGGTTTGGGAATACTTCAGATTGGCGTGGCTTACGTCCTGTTCGCCATCGGGGTCAGCCGCGTCTCGGCGCTGGAAAGCACCCTGCTGGCGATGCTGGAGCCAATCCTGAATCCTATCTGGGTCGCCTTGGCCACCGGTGAACGGCCGTCCGCTATGGCGCTCATTGGCGGGGCCATCGTGGTTGGCGTCATTGTCTGGCGTCAGCTTGGAAAAACCGCAAACACTTGA
- the hpf gene encoding ribosome hibernation-promoting factor, HPF/YfiA family, protein MKLDFTVRHFTLTPAIKKFAREQTKKVAKLLDDRDHIRLHLTMAIEKHRNLAELVLTMGEQVLTGKATTDDMYQSITQATEKLARQVNKLKEKVETKRKTRASVKEVTAAAEAARSEAEGTADEAAPEATKKPRIIPTRRYAIKPMTPDDAAASLSPKDQFVVFRNMVTDRVGVLYRRPDGNFGLIEP, encoded by the coding sequence ATGAAACTTGACTTTACTGTACGGCACTTCACCCTGACACCTGCCATCAAGAAGTTTGCCCGCGAGCAAACCAAGAAAGTTGCCAAACTGCTCGATGACCGGGACCATATCCGCCTGCATCTCACCATGGCCATCGAGAAACACCGTAACCTGGCAGAACTCGTGCTGACCATGGGTGAGCAGGTCCTGACCGGCAAGGCTACGACCGACGACATGTACCAATCCATCACCCAGGCGACGGAAAAGCTGGCCCGCCAGGTCAACAAGCTCAAGGAAAAGGTTGAGACCAAACGGAAGACCCGCGCCAGCGTCAAGGAAGTCACGGCGGCAGCCGAAGCGGCCCGTTCGGAAGCCGAGGGGACGGCGGACGAAGCTGCGCCAGAGGCCACGAAAAAACCACGCATCATTCCGACGCGCCGCTATGCCATCAAACCCATGACGCCGGATGACGCGGCGGCCAGTCTGTCGCCGAAGGACCAGTTTGTTGTTTTCCGCAACATGGTCACGGATCGCGTTGGTGTGCTCTACCGTCGCCCGGATGGTAATTTCGGCCTCATCGAGCCGTAA
- a CDS encoding serine hydrolase, with protein sequence MVRTGSRLIWRASLGLVCFSLWSVTGGLWGGLPVSALAQSGAATAGAEAPAVERPARQTAAMMRRLQRRLAAFKGKVFCFAKNLDTGETFGYNPDARVRTASTIKVPIMVEVFAQVAEGRLRWDDKLTVVRRHEYEDGGVLFELTPGTQITVRDAVRLMIVVSDNIATNILLDRITTDAVNDRLAKMGFEHIRSLRKIAGGGESTFRESNLEENKKYGIGVATPREMVRLLEGLERGTMVSPEASREMLAIMKRQQYREGIGRRLRGVEVANKPGALDHLRSDIGIVYTKHGRIAMAITVEDIPVVDYCSEAEGHLLIADIVDLLLEGLAAPASPAERRAGRKPPSR encoded by the coding sequence TTGGTACGCACCGGTTCCCGTCTGATATGGCGGGCAAGTCTCGGCTTGGTCTGTTTCAGCCTGTGGAGTGTAACCGGCGGGCTGTGGGGCGGACTGCCGGTATCGGCGCTGGCACAGTCCGGCGCGGCTACCGCTGGAGCGGAGGCGCCAGCGGTGGAGCGTCCGGCACGCCAGACGGCTGCCATGATGCGCCGCCTGCAGCGTCGGCTGGCGGCTTTCAAAGGCAAGGTCTTCTGCTTCGCCAAAAATCTCGATACCGGTGAAACCTTCGGCTACAACCCGGATGCCAGGGTGCGGACGGCAAGCACCATCAAGGTGCCCATCATGGTGGAAGTCTTCGCCCAGGTGGCCGAAGGCAGGCTGCGTTGGGATGACAAGCTGACCGTCGTCCGGCGGCATGAGTATGAAGACGGCGGCGTGCTGTTTGAGCTGACGCCGGGCACCCAGATCACCGTCCGTGATGCCGTGCGGCTGATGATTGTCGTCAGTGACAACATCGCCACCAACATCCTGCTTGACCGGATCACCACGGATGCGGTCAATGACCGCCTGGCAAAGATGGGTTTCGAGCACATCCGTTCCCTGCGCAAGATCGCCGGTGGCGGTGAAAGCACCTTCCGCGAGAGCAACCTCGAAGAAAACAAAAAGTACGGCATCGGCGTCGCGACCCCGCGCGAGATGGTCCGGCTGCTGGAAGGTCTGGAGCGCGGGACGATGGTCAGCCCGGAGGCGTCACGGGAAATGCTGGCCATTATGAAACGCCAGCAGTATCGGGAGGGCATCGGCCGGCGCCTGCGTGGTGTTGAAGTTGCCAACAAGCCGGGCGCACTGGACCATCTGCGCAGTGACATCGGCATCGTCTATACGAAACACGGACGCATTGCCATGGCCATTACGGTTGAGGACATCCCGGTCGTGGACTATTGCAGCGAAGCCGAAGGCCACCTGCTCATTGCCGACATCGTTGACCTGCTGCTGGAAGGTCTGGCCGCGCCGGCTTCGCCTGCAGAACGGCGCGCCGGGCGCAAACCGCCCTCCCGCTGA
- a CDS encoding HNH endonuclease, with the protein MIIAQRKVLLLNASYEPLGLVSVPRALRMVWQRTAEVLEKDGDRVLRTVRFTFACPSVVRLHEYVNVRKRRRSAGGLRAKILIRDRYRCQYCNKRGTAADLTLDHIVPRSRGGQSVPENLCACCHDCNQRKGDRTPDEARMPLLSNPAALWHDLDLTALHHAAASRPEWRKYLYLDDAAAA; encoded by the coding sequence TTGATCATTGCGCAACGGAAAGTCCTCCTGCTCAATGCCTCGTATGAACCGCTCGGTCTGGTTTCGGTGCCACGCGCTTTACGTATGGTCTGGCAGCGGACGGCCGAGGTCCTTGAAAAGGATGGCGACCGGGTTTTGCGAACGGTACGCTTTACGTTCGCCTGTCCCTCGGTGGTGCGGTTACACGAGTATGTCAACGTCCGCAAGCGGCGGCGTTCGGCAGGTGGGTTGCGGGCGAAGATACTCATCCGCGACCGGTATCGGTGCCAATACTGCAACAAGCGAGGCACGGCTGCTGACCTGACGCTGGACCACATTGTGCCCCGGTCGCGGGGTGGGCAGTCGGTCCCGGAAAACCTCTGTGCCTGCTGCCATGATTGCAATCAGCGCAAAGGCGACCGGACCCCGGATGAGGCTCGCATGCCCCTGCTGTCAAATCCGGCGGCTCTGTGGCACGACCTTGATCTGACGGCGCTGCATCATGCTGCGGCGTCCCGTCCGGAGTGGCGTAAGTATCTCTACCTTGACGATGCGGCGGCCGCCTGA
- a CDS encoding universal stress protein, with translation MPADYTVRKVLVATDGSPASFAAISDLVHAGLPPEGEAVVLSIADRVPLFPPRTPEEILYLEDARLAVPRHWARSAADILRRRFPQWVVREETRAGAPAREILKFADEWSPDLIVLGSHGRSTLGRLFFGSVSRKVMLEARAAVRIGRRLERPDSEPLRILVGVDETPASEVVVAALAARHFPPQTQVKLVTATGVFEYFSSDILGSSVAVVPSDTIDELRRTAAEAATAVQEKLLAAYPDWKVTLSREVIEGDPKSVLLDIAEKWPADAIMLGTRDLSGAERFFIGSVSSAIVAHAPCTVEVIRRRRDEADSSTAS, from the coding sequence ATGCCTGCTGACTACACGGTTCGTAAGGTTTTGGTTGCCACGGATGGCTCCCCGGCGAGCTTTGCCGCCATTTCCGACCTGGTTCACGCCGGATTGCCGCCGGAGGGTGAAGCCGTTGTCCTTTCCATTGCCGACCGGGTGCCACTGTTTCCACCACGAACCCCAGAGGAAATTCTGTATCTCGAAGACGCCCGTCTGGCTGTGCCGCGCCACTGGGCACGCAGCGCTGCGGACATTCTCCGCCGCCGCTTTCCGCAGTGGGTCGTGCGTGAGGAAACCCGCGCCGGTGCACCGGCCCGCGAGATTCTCAAATTTGCCGATGAGTGGTCGCCGGATTTGATTGTGTTGGGTTCCCACGGGCGCTCGACCCTGGGGCGGCTGTTTTTCGGAAGCGTGTCACGCAAGGTCATGCTGGAGGCACGCGCAGCCGTGCGGATTGGCCGCCGGCTGGAACGTCCTGACAGTGAGCCGCTGCGCATTCTGGTCGGCGTGGATGAAACCCCGGCTTCGGAAGTCGTTGTGGCGGCGCTGGCGGCACGCCATTTTCCACCCCAGACCCAGGTCAAGCTGGTGACGGCAACCGGCGTCTTCGAGTATTTCAGCAGCGACATCCTGGGGAGCAGCGTGGCTGTCGTGCCATCCGACACGATTGATGAACTGCGCCGCACCGCGGCCGAGGCCGCGACGGCAGTACAGGAAAAACTGCTGGCAGCCTATCCCGATTGGAAAGTGACCCTGTCGCGGGAAGTCATCGAAGGCGATCCCAAGAGTGTTTTACTGGACATCGCCGAGAAGTGGCCCGCCGATGCCATCATGCTTGGTACGCGCGATCTTTCCGGGGCAGAGCGGTTTTTCATCGGGAGTGTGTCGTCGGCCATTGTCGCCCACGCGCCCTGTACGGTTGAAGTTATCCGTCGTCGCCGGGACGAAGCAGACAGTTCCACGGCTTCCTGA
- a CDS encoding aldo/keto reductase: MMRYKLLGASGLRVSELCLGTMTFGEAWGTGASKDESRAMFEAYAEAGGNFLDTANFYTKGESETFIGEFIRGERERWVIATKYSLDTSGCGEVNASGNHRKNMMQAVEASLRRLQTDYIDLLWLHVWDFTTPIEEVMRGFDDLVRQGKVLYAGISDTPAWIVASANTLAQLRGWTPFVGLQIEYSLRERTPERELLPMAAHFNIGVTAWSPLGGGVLTGKYNNLKEGDPLPGRLKTTKERDRELAQLVMTIAEDIGRSPAQVALNWLRQRPQPIIPILGARTLPQLKDNLACLDFSLSEEHLARLTEASAIELGFPHRFFQGETVRQFAFGGALDKIDYPRR, from the coding sequence ATGATGCGATACAAACTGCTTGGCGCCAGCGGACTGCGGGTTTCCGAACTCTGCCTGGGGACAATGACCTTCGGCGAGGCCTGGGGAACCGGTGCCTCGAAGGATGAAAGCCGCGCGATGTTTGAAGCCTATGCAGAAGCTGGGGGGAACTTCCTTGACACAGCAAACTTCTACACCAAAGGCGAAAGTGAGACGTTCATCGGGGAGTTCATCCGGGGCGAACGCGAACGGTGGGTCATTGCGACCAAGTACAGCCTTGACACGAGCGGCTGTGGTGAAGTCAATGCCTCCGGCAACCACCGCAAGAACATGATGCAGGCGGTCGAAGCCAGCCTGCGCCGTCTTCAGACGGATTACATTGATCTGCTCTGGCTGCACGTCTGGGACTTCACCACGCCCATTGAAGAAGTCATGCGTGGTTTTGACGACCTCGTACGCCAGGGCAAGGTGCTCTATGCCGGAATCTCCGACACACCCGCCTGGATTGTGGCTTCCGCCAACACTCTGGCTCAGCTTCGGGGCTGGACGCCCTTCGTCGGCCTTCAGATTGAATACTCCCTGCGCGAACGAACCCCCGAACGCGAACTGCTGCCAATGGCCGCGCATTTCAACATTGGCGTCACGGCCTGGAGTCCGCTCGGCGGTGGCGTACTGACCGGCAAGTACAACAATCTCAAGGAAGGTGATCCCCTTCCCGGACGCCTCAAAACCACCAAGGAGCGCGACCGGGAACTGGCTCAGCTTGTCATGACGATTGCCGAGGACATCGGACGCTCACCAGCGCAGGTAGCCCTGAACTGGTTGCGCCAGCGCCCCCAGCCGATCATTCCGATTCTGGGCGCACGGACACTGCCCCAGCTCAAGGACAACCTTGCCTGTCTGGATTTCAGCCTCAGCGAAGAACACCTGGCGCGGCTGACTGAAGCCAGTGCCATCGAGCTGGGCTTCCCACACCGGTTTTTCCAGGGAGAAACCGTCCGGCAATTCGCATTTGGCGGCGCACTCGACAAGATAGACTATCCCCGCCGCTGA